CCCTCATCTATATATAGTGTGAGATTATTTCGTTTTTTCTTTCACTGGAACTACTACAATTACTATTGATGCTAGATAATGGGAAAGCTTTGACATTTATTAACCCATCTAGACCGGGAAACAAGAACTAATACCTATGCGAACTCACTATTGCGGCGAACTCCGAAAACAAGATATTGGAGAAACTGTTACCTTGTACGGATGGGTAGACCGTCGCCGCGATCATGGGGGTGTGATATTTTTGGATTTACGCGATCGCTCTGGCATTGTCCAAATTGTCAGCGATCCGCAACGCACCCCAGATTCCTATGAACAGGCAAACGCTCTCCGCAACGAATACGTCGTCCAAATCACAGGTAGGGTAACACAACGCCCCGAAGAATCCCTCAATCCTCGCATCCCCACAGGCGAGGTGGAAATATACGCCGATAAGATTGAATTGCTCAATGCTGTTCGTAAACAGTTACCTTTCCAAGTTTCCACTGCTGATACCGAAACAGTACGAGAAGACTTACGACTAAAATATCGTTATTTGGATTTACGACGCGATCGCATGGCGCAAAATTTGCAATTGCGTCATCAAATCATCAAAGCCATGCGCCGCTACCTTGAAGATTTGGAAGGTTTCATTGAAGTCGAAACCCCAATACTTACCCGTTCCACTCCAGAAGGTGCTAGGGATTATATTCTACCCAGCCGTGTCAATCCTAGTGAGTGGTTTGCCTTACCGCAATCACCCCAACTCTTTAAACAATTGCTGATGGTATCCGGCTTAGACAGATATTATCAGATTGCCCGCTGCTTCCGCGATGAAGACTTACGTGCCGACAGACAACCAGAATTCACTCAATTAGACATGGAAATGAGTTTCATGTCTGAAGAAGAGATTATCGAATTAAATGAAAAGTTAATTTGTCATATCTTCAAAACGGTTAAAGGCATTGAGTTGCAACGTCCCTTTCCCCGTCTCACTTATGCTGAAGGAATGGAACGTTACGGCAGTGATAAGCCAGATACTCGCTATGGATTGGAACTAGTCAATGTCTCGGATATAGTCAAAGACTCTGGTTTCAAAGTTTTTCGAGACACTGTTATCAACGGTGGTATAGTCAAAATCTTACCAATTCCCAACGCTAACGATGTAATTTCTAATGTCCGCATCAAACCAGGTGGCGACTTATTCAAAGAAGCTAGTGAAGCTGGTGCTAAAGGTCTAGCTTACATCCGGGTAAGAGATGATGGTGAAATCGATACCATTGGTGCAATTAAAGACAACCTAAGCGTTGAACAAAAACAAGAAATTTTGCGCCGTACAGGTGCTAAAGCTGGACATTTACTACTATTTGGTGCAGGTGACACTGCTACTGTTAATAAAACCCTAGACAGACTGCGGCAAGTTATTGCTAAAGAATTTGGGTTAATTGATCCAGATAAAATCAACTTGCTCTGGCTGACAGAATTCCCGATGTTTGAATGGAATGCTGACGAAAAACGTTTAGAAGCTTTGCATCACCCATTCACTGCGCCACATCCTGAAGATTTGAGTGATTTAAAGGCTGCACGCGCTCAAGCTTATGATTTAGTACTCAACGGTGTAGAAGTTGGCGGTGGTAGTCTGCGTATTTATCAACGGGAAGTTCAACAGCAGGTATTTGATGCGATCGGTTTATCTCCCGAAGAAGCACAGAGTAAATTCGGCTTTCTCTTGGAAGCTTTTGAATATGGTACACCACCTCATGGTGGTATCGCTTACGGTTTAGATCGGTTGGTGATGTTGCTAGCTGGCGAAGAGTCTATTCGGGATGTGATTGCTTTTCCGAAGACGCAACAAGCGCGTTGTTTGTTGACGGATGCACCTTCAAGCGTGGATGCCAAGCAGTTGAAAGAGTTACACGTTGCCTCGACTTATAAGCCAAAGTCATAATCAGGTTAACTAGGGGTGTATCGACCTGCAAAAATTAACCTACTGGCGTGGCACAGCTAAAATGGTGTACTAGCTAAAGGCTCGTAGTTGGGCTTTAGCACCAAAAAACACAAATCTAATGCACAAACTTAGCTGTGTCAGTCCACTACTGGCGTGACAAGATAGCGCTAAAGCGCTACTACAAACAATTTTCTATTCCACCATTTTAGCTTTGCCAGCACAAACTTAGCTGTTTCCCTGTGACAACTGCACGTTCTCTGGTGATAGGTGTTGCTCCAACCAATCTTCTAAATCGGTCAGCACCTCTTGATAATTGAAGTCGTTTTGAAGCTCGTGATAGGCTTGCGGATACACCACTCGCAACTTATCTTCGTATACAACTCGTTGGTAAAAAATTTCGCCTCCTTCTGGTAGAGTCACTCTGTCAGATCCACCGTGGAGAATTAACAACGGCAATTGCCAATCAGCAGCATGAGCATTAACCCAAGCAACGGTAGCAAAGAATTCCGTAGCTAGACGCGCACTAGCTAGTGTATGGCGTAGTTTATCTTGAGCGTAAGCGGCTAAAACTTTCTCATCTCGTGAACCGGCAGATAAATCCATGCCTGTATTCAAGGTGAAACGCGGCCAGACTTGTGAGAGCAAGTTTCCTAAGAGTAACCGAAATTTTGACACCCCAACTTTCCCTAAAGCTGGTGCTAAGGTGATTACACCTTGCAATGCGGATATTTGTTGGGGATAACGCAAAACATAGTCTAAGACAATTACCGAGCCTAAGCTATGACCTAAAAGAAAAATTGGGGTTTTTGGCTGCTGGCTTTGAATTAACTGTAAAAAAGCTCGAAGGTCTTCGCGAAACTCACTCCAAGAGTTGATATAGCCTCGTTGACCTGGTGAGCGTCCATGACCACGCAAATCCAAACCGTAAACAGCGTATTTCTTGGGTATGAGATGCTCAACTACATTATTGTACCGTCCGCTGTGCGCTCCTAATCCATGCACGATCGCTAATACTCCCCTCACCTTCCCCTCTGGATGCCAGCTTTGGTAATACAGTTCGAGCTTCCCGACACCTTGAAATGTGCCTTCGTTATGGTAGATCATAGAATTAATTTTTTACGCTTTTTCCCAGCAAGCTACTAGCTTATCAAGGTACATTGTAAAGAAAATGGCTTACTTCCTTGGAAGGAATCACAGGCGAGGGAATTGCCTTTATATATCTAAATATAAACAAAACAGTTAGATTTCAAGCCTCAGCTTCTAACTGTGGGTTAGTTAATAATTCGTGCTAAAGAATTATCATTTGTTTATGAATTCAAAGAGGGTTTTATCAAAAGTTCTTCTAGCGAATCTGTTCGGGAAGACCTAGCTGATGAGGTAACTTCTCAAGTTCATGCCGATGAAAAAACAGGTGACTTGACAAACAGCCATCAGCTGGAAAACAGTACACAAGCAAAAACTTTACCGCCTCTGAGTGCTGCAACAATTAAGCGGGTACAAGAGGGTGTGGTGGCAGCTAGCGATCGCGCTGTTCGCCTGATTATAGAAGAAACTCTCAATCGTTTAGAAGCCATTAATCAAGGACATCCTGAACCGAGAGCTAACCCTTGGTTGCGGCGTTTTGTGATGCGATCGCTTATCCATCTTCTTTTCCGGGTACGGGTCGAACACCTCAAAAATATACCTCAAGAACCAGCAATTTTAGCAGTCAACCATCTCCACCACATCGATCCATTGCTGCTGCTGGGTGAACTTCCTACCCAACCCTACTACTACATCTTGGGTGATGCTCGTACCCTTTATAACAAGTGGTGGAAGCGCTTGATTTTACGTTTTACCGGGGGTGTCATCCCTTTAGAACGGATTTGGAAAGAAGAATTTGCAGTTATCAAAGCTGCTAAAGCCGGACGGGAAGATTTAGTTGATTTGGCTAATGCGATCGCGCAGACTGTACCCACAGGAGGGGACATACAGACACTAAGACAAATAGACCGCATTGTTTTAGGAATTTTGGCTCATGGAGACGGGATGATTCTCTTTCCCGAAGGCAGGCTGGGAACTGCTGAGGGTAACTTACATCTTCCCCTGAAGCGAGGAACTGTGATTTACGCCTTGCGAGCTGGAGTACCAATAGTTCCTGTAGCGTTAATTGGGACTCATGACCTTTATTTGCGGAAAGAGTTAACAATTCGAGTTGGGGAGCCATTACACTTTTCGCAAACGGCTAGGCCGAAGCGAAAAGAAGTGGAAGGAGCTTTGGAGGCTTTGCAAAATGCAATGCTTGCTTTGTTACCAACAAATTATCAGGAACCAAAAGAACCAAAGATGTTAAATCATTTCCTAAATCATATGTTGTGGTAAAAGATAACTCCTCTAAAAAATTTGTAACTTTAGAAATTAGCTAATAAGCCTTGTGGCAATGCCCAGTGCGATCGCTTATCTTGTAGCATAGCTATTTCTAAAAGAGTAGGAAGTAGTTGGAGCAGAAAAAGAATAACTCTTAGTTATTAATCAATGCCCCATGCCCGATGTCCCAGTCTTCTAAACTTTCCCAAATCGCCGTTCCCGTTGCTGGTAGGCACACAAGGCGCGGTGAAACTCGGCACGATCAAAATCTGGCCAAAGAGCATCTGTTATGTAAATTTCCCCATAAGCCATTTGCCAGAGTAGGAAATTCGAGAGGCGCATTTCCCCACTAGTACGAATTAACAAATCCGGGTCAGTAATTCCGGCTGTGTAGAGATGGCTTTGAAACACCTCTTCATCAATTTCATTTGGTTGTAGCAACCCTTGTTGGACTTTTTCAGCGATCGCCCGACAAGCTTGTAAAATCTCTTGCCGTCCACCATAATTAGTTGCGACTGAAAATCGAATACCGCGATTATCCTTAGTTTCTGCCATTGAACGGGAAATTTCTTTTTGGAGCGATGATGGCAGAGCTTGCAAATTTCCCACAAACTTAATTTGAACATTCTCTTCGACCATTTCCCGCAGTTCTTGCCGCAAAACTCTTTGGAACAGAGTCATCAAAAAATCTACTTCTTCCTGCGGTCTTTTCCAGTTTTCTGTCGAAAAAGCATAAGCCGTCAACGCCTGAATTCCCCAATCCTGGCAACAGCGAAGTAAATCCTTGAGAGCATCTACTCCTCGCTTATGACCCATAATTCGAGGAAGACCTTGACGTTTAGCCCATCGACCATTGCCATCCATAATCACCGCAACGTGCTTGGGTAGCAGTTCTCGTTTCAAGTCACTGGGCAAATCTTGCAGTTTAGTTTGTTGTACTGTCATTTTTTATCTCGAGAAGCGGTCGATGGTAATCCGAGTAAACGTGAAACCAGTGCTAGTGCCTTCCCACCTATTTGACGAGCCAAGCTGAACAAACCAGGGGCGACAGCTTCCCGATCTACAGCTGGGGACAATTGAGCCTCTAATGACTCTTTCAGTTTCCTGATTGTCAGCGGTCTATTTAGGGTTCCCCGTTCCGCTAAGGAAATAGAACCAGTCTCTTCTGATACAACGACACAAATGCAATTTTCGACCCGCTCAGTAATTCCCATCGCCGCCCGATGGCGTGTTCCCAACTGGCGTGAGGCTGTGCGTCCCGAAAGTGGTAAAATTATACCTGATGCCACAATCCGCGAACCACGGATCAATGTTGCTCCGTCGTGTAACAAAGTTTTCGGCTGAAAAATTGTCTGTATTAGTTCCTTAGAAACTTCCGCATTTAGCTTTACTCCTGGCACAGAAAAATCTCGCTCATCAATTGGGCCTGTAGTTTCCACAATTAGTAAAGCTCCAATGCGGTTTTTTGACAATTCTTTAACAGCTTCAACAATTTCATCAATTACACTATCAGACTTCGGGATTGCTAGACGGTCGGGTTGAAACAACTGCCGGAATTCGCCACGTCCCAATTGTTCTAAAAACCTACGAAACTCTGACTGTAGAGCAACTGCCATCGCTACAGCGCAACCAATGACTAACTTTTCCAGGACAAAATTTAGTAGAGGCAGCCCCAATCTGCCACTTAGTGCTGAGGCTAACATCAAGATAATAAATCCTCGCACCATCCACAGTGTCCGGCGCTCACTAATAATAACTAGTATCATGTACGTCAGCGCCAGCACTAACACAATATCCAGAGTCCCAAACAGCAAGGACTGCGACCATCCTAGGTTTGTCAGCCATTGCTTCCACCAATCTCTCATGACATCTGGAATCTACTTATGCCTTTAATTACAGTTAGTCATTAGTCATTAGTCATTAGTCATTAGTCATTAGTCATTTGTAATTAGTTCCTGCTTAATAACTAATGACCCTTACGGGTTCGCCTTTCTCCTATCGGAGACGCTATATGTAGCTTACTTCCCCGAAAGGGTACGGGTTCAACAGTTACTGACGGCGGGGGGAACCCCCATGCTTCACCAGCCACCTGCGGAGGGAACCTCCACTCAGGTTTTCCCCGCAGTGCTGGACTCACAAATGACAAATGACTAACTTTTCAGTCTTTCTGGTAGGCAATCTTGTCGAATTAAGTCTTGATAAGTTTCGCGTTGCAAAATTAAATTTGCTTCGCCATTCGCCACTAAAACTGCTGCCGGTCGGGGTAAGCGGTTATAGTT
This region of Nostoc sp. UHCC 0302 genomic DNA includes:
- the aspS gene encoding aspartate--tRNA ligase: MRTHYCGELRKQDIGETVTLYGWVDRRRDHGGVIFLDLRDRSGIVQIVSDPQRTPDSYEQANALRNEYVVQITGRVTQRPEESLNPRIPTGEVEIYADKIELLNAVRKQLPFQVSTADTETVREDLRLKYRYLDLRRDRMAQNLQLRHQIIKAMRRYLEDLEGFIEVETPILTRSTPEGARDYILPSRVNPSEWFALPQSPQLFKQLLMVSGLDRYYQIARCFRDEDLRADRQPEFTQLDMEMSFMSEEEIIELNEKLICHIFKTVKGIELQRPFPRLTYAEGMERYGSDKPDTRYGLELVNVSDIVKDSGFKVFRDTVINGGIVKILPIPNANDVISNVRIKPGGDLFKEASEAGAKGLAYIRVRDDGEIDTIGAIKDNLSVEQKQEILRRTGAKAGHLLLFGAGDTATVNKTLDRLRQVIAKEFGLIDPDKINLLWLTEFPMFEWNADEKRLEALHHPFTAPHPEDLSDLKAARAQAYDLVLNGVEVGGGSLRIYQREVQQQVFDAIGLSPEEAQSKFGFLLEAFEYGTPPHGGIAYGLDRLVMLLAGEESIRDVIAFPKTQQARCLLTDAPSSVDAKQLKELHVASTYKPKS
- a CDS encoding lysophospholipase: MIYHNEGTFQGVGKLELYYQSWHPEGKVRGVLAIVHGLGAHSGRYNNVVEHLIPKKYAVYGLDLRGHGRSPGQRGYINSWSEFREDLRAFLQLIQSQQPKTPIFLLGHSLGSVIVLDYVLRYPQQISALQGVITLAPALGKVGVSKFRLLLGNLLSQVWPRFTLNTGMDLSAGSRDEKVLAAYAQDKLRHTLASARLATEFFATVAWVNAHAADWQLPLLILHGGSDRVTLPEGGEIFYQRVVYEDKLRVVYPQAYHELQNDFNYQEVLTDLEDWLEQHLSPENVQLSQGNS
- a CDS encoding 1-acyl-sn-glycerol-3-phosphate acyltransferase, with the protein product MTNSHQLENSTQAKTLPPLSAATIKRVQEGVVAASDRAVRLIIEETLNRLEAINQGHPEPRANPWLRRFVMRSLIHLLFRVRVEHLKNIPQEPAILAVNHLHHIDPLLLLGELPTQPYYYILGDARTLYNKWWKRLILRFTGGVIPLERIWKEEFAVIKAAKAGREDLVDLANAIAQTVPTGGDIQTLRQIDRIVLGILAHGDGMILFPEGRLGTAEGNLHLPLKRGTVIYALRAGVPIVPVALIGTHDLYLRKELTIRVGEPLHFSQTARPKRKEVEGALEALQNAMLALLPTNYQEPKEPKMLNHFLNHMLW
- a CDS encoding isoprenyl transferase; protein product: MTVQQTKLQDLPSDLKRELLPKHVAVIMDGNGRWAKRQGLPRIMGHKRGVDALKDLLRCCQDWGIQALTAYAFSTENWKRPQEEVDFLMTLFQRVLRQELREMVEENVQIKFVGNLQALPSSLQKEISRSMAETKDNRGIRFSVATNYGGRQEILQACRAIAEKVQQGLLQPNEIDEEVFQSHLYTAGITDPDLLIRTSGEMRLSNFLLWQMAYGEIYITDALWPDFDRAEFHRALCAYQQRERRFGKV
- the cdaA gene encoding diadenylate cyclase CdaA — translated: MRDWWKQWLTNLGWSQSLLFGTLDIVLVLALTYMILVIISERRTLWMVRGFIILMLASALSGRLGLPLLNFVLEKLVIGCAVAMAVALQSEFRRFLEQLGRGEFRQLFQPDRLAIPKSDSVIDEIVEAVKELSKNRIGALLIVETTGPIDERDFSVPGVKLNAEVSKELIQTIFQPKTLLHDGATLIRGSRIVASGIILPLSGRTASRQLGTRHRAAMGITERVENCICVVVSEETGSISLAERGTLNRPLTIRKLKESLEAQLSPAVDREAVAPGLFSLARQIGGKALALVSRLLGLPSTASRDKK